One Pseudomonas sp. B21_DOA genomic window, ATGCTTGAGAATCTGCACGGCCGGCTTCAAACCTTCCTTGCGCAGGATCGGCTGGACTTCCTCGAGGGCTTTTTCCCACGCCGGCTGGGTTTCGACGTTCTCGCTTTCGACCTTGCGCGGCGCGCTGGCGCTTTGCAGGTGCGGCATGACATTGGCGGCGATCCACGCCCGGGTGGACGGATCGGCAAACGGCGCGCCGTCATGGAAGCGCAACTCGATGATGCCCGGCAGGCGCTGAATCAAAAGCGCGAAGTGGATTTCCACTTCGCGCATTGCCAATTCGGCGTTGAGGTTCTGGAGACATTCCCAGACCATCCTCTGGCCATCGAACCAGAACGGCGCCTTCGCCAGGCTCGCCTCCAGTTCCACCAACAGGTCGGCGTATTTGCCCTGATCGAAACGGTCCTGATAGAGCTTGAGCTTTTCCAGCGGCAGGCCGCGCAGCACGGTGATCTGCTCGGCGTTGCGCTCGGGCACCGCGTCGATGGTCATCCACAGCAGCGTGCGATTGAGGCGCAGAGCGCGCAAGTCGGTGGCCTTCTGTTTGAGCCACCAGGCACACAACGGCCGGGCGCTGTCCTGCTGGGCGCGCAGGGCTTTGTGCGCATCGCGTTCGTTGTCGATCGGCGCGCCAGGAGTGAGCAACTGGGTCGCGGCCTGCTTGACTTGCGCCACCGCCGCGCCCACCACGCCGGGGCCGGCTGGTTGTCGGCGGCACGCTGGATCATGGTTTTCAGGCGGCGGGAGATCGGCAATAACAGCGGCGCGTCATCGCCCAGATGTGCAGTGCACGCTGCCTCAAGACCGGCCAAGTGCTCGGACAGCTGCCGGAACATCGGCAACTGCTCTTTGATCGCAATGTTTTCGGTGATGACCTGCTCGAGACGCGGCACCAGCCAGCCGATCGCGGCGGCACGGGTACGGGGTTTGAGCGGGTGGACGTCGGCCCAGTTGTTTTCCGACAGATGGTGCAGCAGACCGAGGCCGGCCAGCAGCCCGGGGAAGGATTCGCGCTGGTACAGCGACCAGGTCAGCCAGGCGCCGACACGCAGATCCTTGGATTGGGTACGCAGCAGATTTTCGCTGTTTTCGCGGATTTTCAGCCAGTCGATCTGCCCGCTTTCGTGCATCGACGAAGCCTTGGCCAGCTCACTTTCCAGCGCCTCGAATTCGCTCGAGAAACGAACGTCTTCGCCCGCGAAATTCTCTTTGGAAACAGAGACTTTTGCGAGTTCGAGGTAATGGGCGGAAAGTTTGCTTGAGTAGGACATCCATGGCCTTTATTAAGGATTACAGTCATGCGTGCGAATGGAGTTTCAGCAACGCGGGACAGTATCGAAGAGCAGTTCAGCGACTCATCCAATTGAGATGTGCTCTTTCAAGTGGGCGCATCGTAATCACTATGATGGCCACTAGCAAGCATCTGATTAAACAACAAGACGAACTGTTCGTTGAGGTCTGTAGGAGATCGCCCTATATGTCGCAGGGGTTTCCCTGAGGCCGATTAATACACGACGAATTTTCCATGACCCTGTCAAACCCTTGACCCAGAGCCCTGCGCCACGGCCGGGCGAGTTTACCTTACGCTCGTACCCCCAAGCGGCGTGCAGCATGCCAAATTCAAAAAAATAGAAGTAGGACACTTCCGAAAATGACTGGTTTGCTTCACAAAGTTCTCCGCGACAACGATCAACGCAAAAAGTGCCACTATAATGATGGCATTTCATATTTCTGAAACTTCCGAAATTCTTCAAACATTGCAAACTCGATAGTTATCGAAGCACCTGCCTACGGACACTTCGTTCATTCCGGACGACACTTTCACACCCGGAATACTCTGACAAATGTCAGGGATACTTCTTACATCAATAATTTTGCTGCGCCGCTAGCTTGCTCTGGCAACTTTTCATGCGCGGCGATCAGGGAGGAACGGCATCGCGCTCTGACTCACTTTGCTTAAGGACAAGCCCATGTTCGGCAAAGGCCACTGCGCGCCATTCTCACTGCACATCCCGGCCATTCGTCACGACTTCAAGGTGCTCGCGTTCACTGGCACCGAAGCGATCAGTCAGCTGTACGCATTTCGCCTTGAGCTGGTGAGCGAGCACGCGGATATCGATCTGGAAAGCTTGCTCAGCCAACCTGCGTTTCTGCAGTTCGGATCACCGGGCGAAGGCATTCACGGGCGGATCGAAAATGTCATCCTCGGCGAATCCGGAAAGCGTTTGACCCGTTATGAGCTGACACTGGTACCGGCGCTGCATTATCTGCAACTGAGTTACGACCGGCGGATTTTCCAGCAGCTGACAGTGCCGCAGATCATCGCGCAAGTCCTCAAAGGTCATGGCATCCAGGCCGATGACTTCACGTTCAATGTCGCCGCCGGTGAGCCTCGCGAGTACTGCACGCAGTACGGCGAAAGCGACTTTTTGTTCATCCAGCGCCTGTGCGCCGAAGAGGGTATTGCCTGGCACCATCAGCATTCGCTCGACAGGCATTTACTGGTGTTCAGCGACAGCCCGGTGTTCGCACGCAAATTGGGTACGACAGCCTTTCGGGTGGATAGCGGCATGGTCGCCGAACACCCGGTGGTCAACCACCTGACGATGGGCTTCAACACGCGCACCAGCACCGTCACCCGCCGCGACTATGACCTCAAGCGCCCAAGCATACTGCTGGAAAGCCGCTTCACCGCAGAATTCACGCCGGCTCTGGAAGACTATCGCTATCCACTGTTGATGAAGTCCGAGAAGCACGGCAAACAGCTGGCGCGTCAGGCCTTGGAGCGCCATCGCAGCGACTACCAATGGATTGAAGGCAAAAGCAAACAGCCGATTCTGCGCAGCGGTCATCTGTTCGAGCTGAGCGAACATCCCAGGGCCGACTGTAACGAGTTGTGGCTGCTGGTCAGTCTTACTCACGAAGGCAGGGAACCGGCGGTTCTCGAAGAGGCTTTCAGCAGCGAGGCGAAACCGGCCGATGGTTTTTCCCAAGGCTATCGCAATACCTTCAGGGCCATTCCCGCAGAGGTGGTTTACCGTCCGCCTTTGCCCGCGCCAAGACCCTTGCTGGTCTGCCAGACCGCGCGCGTGACGGGGCCAGCAGGAGAAGAGATCTTCTGCGATGAGTACGGCAGGGTTCGTGTCGAGTTTCCCTGGGATCGCGCTGAACGCAACAGCGAAAAAGCAGCTGCTGGTTACGCGTAGCTACCAGTTGGGCAGGTGACGGATTCGGTGCGGTGACCATTCCCCGGGTCGACATGGAAGTGGTTGTGACCTTCCAGGAAGGCGACCCGGACCAACCGCTGATTACCGGCTGCGTCGCCAACAAGGTCAATGCCGTCGCTCCTCCTTTGCCGGCGAGTAAAACCCGCACGGTATTACGCAGCCAGAGCTCACCGCGCAATGGCGGCTACAACGAACTGTCGATCGAGGATCGCGCCGGGCAGGAGAAGATCTACCTGCGCGCGCAGCGCGACCTCGAGCAACTGATCCTCAACGACAGCCGCAGACTGATCGCTCGCGACCGCCATGAGCATGTCGGCAATGACAGCACCAGTCTCATCGAGGGCAGGGATTCGCGCACTCATCGAGGACTGCGCAGCACCGTGATCAACGCCGATGACCTGTTGCAGGTCAGCGGTACCAGCAGCCAGACCTTGGGCGCTCTGGTAATCCAGGCCGGCCAGCAGGCGCATGTCACGGCAAGCAACGTGGTGATCGATGCTGGCATGAGCCTGACGCTGTCAGCGGGCGGTCATCACATCGTGATCAATGCCGGCGGGATTTTCAGCAGCGTGCCCATCGTTCAGGGCGGCGCGCCACTGCCGGGTCTCGCACCGCTACAACCGCTGCAAGTTGAGGCCGGCCTGCCAGCTGCGATCAACGCCACGCCGCTGTCGATCGTCAACAGTGCCCGCCAGCAGGCAGCGGATTTTTGCCCGCTGTGCGAAGCCTGCGCAGCGGGTCAATGCGAGCTGGGAGAAGTCGCATGAGCCCGGTCGAACAATGGTTGCACGCTCAGTCCCGCGCCGGCTGCGATCTGTATTTGATGCTCGACACCGACGGCCACAGCGCAGAGCACGCTGCGTTGACCCGCGACCTCGGCACCGAGCAGTTTCGCCCGCTCTACACCGGCACGGCGGCCGAGTCGCTGGTGTCGACCGGCCCGCTGCTGTTGCAGATCGATATGGCGCAGCATCCCGCGATCCAGACATTGCTCGCCACGCCCGAGCGCAATTGGGGCTGGCTGGCCAGTGCCCGTCACGTCGAACTTGACACGCTGGCGGCGCATTGGCGCGAGCGCCTGATAACCGGCGAACGTCCAAATCAGGCGGTGTACCGCGTGCATGACAACCGGGTTCTGGGACGTGCGCTGGCGCACCTGCAACCCGAGCACCGCGCCGCGTTTCTCGGGCCATTCAACAGCGTCTGCTATTGGCACGTAGAACGATGGAACGCCATCGACAACCCGGACCCCGGCTACCACCCGCTGCCGATGGACCCGCCTTGGCTGCACACGCCGACCCCGGAGCTGATCTACGCCAACGTGCTGTTCGACAACACCCGCCGTTACCTGGTCGGCGAACACACCGAAGCAATGGCCGAGCTGGCCGAACAGCTTGACGTCGATGAGTGGCTGTGGGGCCTGATTCAACTGACGCACTTGTGGGGCTGGCAACAACCGGAGCAAGTGCATTTCTTGCTGACCCGCAGTTTGCAGATACCGGGATATCGGCCAGGCAAATCATGGCTGCCCAAACCCGGTGAAGATCCGGCGATGCATTTTGAGCGGGTATATCAGGAAGCGTTGTATTGGCAGGGAGAGGTAGGTCGATGAGGAACTTGAAACGAGGGTTGCTGCTGAGTGGTTGCCTGGGATTGCTGGTGGGTTGTACGACGGTGAAGACCCCGAACACCTTTACGTTTGTTCCGGACTTTCCACCTGGATTCAAATATGAGCTGAAGGCTATCTACCTGCCCGCAGCGGGTGAAACCTGCCGCGTGCCAGGAAAGCCGGATTTCTGGGTGAGCTTCAATAAACCCACCATGGAATATGTAAACACTGCGGAAATCGAGTTGTACAAAACCATCAGCGATTGTCCGTTGGCGCTCAACAAAGTGGAAATCAAGGTCATCGGCTTTTATGGAAAAGGCCGAAGCAACTTCAGCATGGACTACGCCTCGATTTTCGTGCGTCCAGAGTTG contains:
- a CDS encoding DUF4123 domain-containing protein; this encodes MSPVEQWLHAQSRAGCDLYLMLDTDGHSAEHAALTRDLGTEQFRPLYTGTAAESLVSTGPLLLQIDMAQHPAIQTLLATPERNWGWLASARHVELDTLAAHWRERLITGERPNQAVYRVHDNRVLGRALAHLQPEHRAAFLGPFNSVCYWHVERWNAIDNPDPGYHPLPMDPPWLHTPTPELIYANVLFDNTRRYLVGEHTEAMAELAEQLDVDEWLWGLIQLTHLWGWQQPEQVHFLLTRSLQIPGYRPGKSWLPKPGEDPAMHFERVYQEALYWQGEVGR